The window agtaaaTCGTCCTGAATTTTTTATACAGGATTTATAGATGCCTGGCATTTAATTTTCAGTAAGGAGTAAAGAATTGATGCAGAAAAGTATGGTTTAGAACCATTGCACCATTAACTTTGACCATAACTCGACTAATAAAAGACGAGAAAAACCTCCCTTTTCAAGTCCAAGATTTTAATTGTAAAACTCTTTAAAAAACAGTTACATGGTTGTAATCACAGGCACTTTTAAACTAAATCTTGTAGTGAATGAAGCCATAATCTGGGAGAGGAGCAAGGTGTCAAATAACTATCAGTACCCAGATCCATACAACACAGAAATCTAATAGAAATATAAAGAATCAAGGAAAGAGAAGTCTTTTGGCATAAAAATCACTTCCCCGATAAATGCCAATCACAATTCACAAGCCACTCTTCAAATGTTCAATTTCTCGTACAACTGTTCCGAATGATAAAGAACGATACAAGCAAAGAATGTCACAAGTAAAACAATTTTGCAAAATTAGCTACTTACATGACTTGGAGGGATGTGCTTGCCACTCAGAAGATCCAAGAGGACAGTACCAAAGCTATAAATAACACTTTCAGGGGTTACCCTTCCTACAATAGATAAATCAAATTGAAGAGCAGCACTAGAAACACTGATAAGGTTATAAAGTGGgctcaaaatattaaaataagttttattgttgatttgctATAAACCTTCTGCCATACAAAAGATACAAGGTTGTCAACAAGcaaaagataaacatcaaagTACCATTTTTCAAATACTCAGGTGGTGTGTAGGCCAGATTTGTGCTGTAACTCTTACCATCCCGACTGTTTTTCATCAACCCAAAACATGAAAGACGTGGATCGCCACCCTATAAATGAGAGTAATAAATGAAGATAAAccttggttcaaaaattattaATAGATCGCAATTAGTTAGACTTGATACCTCATCAAAAAGAACTCTATATGCATTCAAGTCATGGTACAATGCACGACCTTTCGTGGTACAATATTCCAAGGCTTCAGCAATGTAGTAAGCAACTCTCAACCGCATGGCCCACTCAATGGTTTGATTTTCCCCTGTCAGAAGTTTTTTTATAGAAAGTTAAGGACATAGCAAGCACAATAAATAATCAAACTTACGTAGTTACATGCACTACATGCACAATTTAGCCGCAAGCACTCCTACACAACTCTAATAAAGGCCATTGTCATAATGCAAAATGTCACCCCTTCAAAATAGAAATGTAATGGTAGTACGAGGCCAATGTAGCTACCCAAGGGCAATGGACCTCCCATATCTCTATGATGATATGATATAGTCTACATCAGGCCTAAACCCTTTTGCTACTCCTAATTTCTCAAAGATCATCCCCACTTCTAACCAAAAGTAAAATCACACCCGCTTAGGCCTATTAGTATCATATTATAGGACTATGTTCGCATTCTGATACTAATAGTATCATTCTTCCAGAGCTAACAAACACGTTCCTTTCCCATATTTCCCATAAATGAACATATAGCACAGCCAAGAGCCGAAACAATTATTGAGAATAGACAAAAAAGATGCAAGAGATGCAGGGGAATTCACTCCAGAACAACTATTATGCTAAATGTGTGCTTAAGCTTAAACACTTCCTTTAAAACAAGTAAAGTTCACGATGATTGAACTAAAAGAGAATGAACACCATAGATGAAACAatcttaaaaacaaaagaaaacaaacataCAGTGGAATAAATGCTTTGCAAGAGTATCATTAGGCATGTACTCCGCAACAAGCAGCCTCTCATCACCATCGCAGCAATACCCAATCAAATTCGCAAACCTTGGATGCCGTAGCTTCCCAACTCCCGAAGCCTCTTCCTAAAAGGAAAAATCCCCAAAATTCCAAACACCCATTTCTCAAAATCAGcaaaaactcaacaaaaatccaaaacacaacaaaattattcacagaaaaaaaaaacaacaaaagcaAGAAGGAAGTACCACAAATTGTTTGGCATCCGGCCAAGCCACCTTCGTAAACTTCTTAACAGCGATCCACTTGCGGTTATGAAGTCGACCCTTGTACACAATGTTGGGAGCCTTCTCGCCGCTCTCTGAGACTATGAAGTTGGAGTTGAAATTGTCGGTAGCCGCCTTAAGGTCGGAGAAGGAGAACTCAGAGAAAGTGGAAACCATTTCCCCGAGCTGCGTCGGTTCAGGTCCAACGGCAGGCGGCAGCGGCGGCGGAGGCTCCACCGCAACATACGGAGGTGCAGGCTGCTGGGATTGGAGCTTTTCGGGATGGGTTTCTGTCAGAAAAGTGGATTCACAACACCccataagaaaaaaattgtgaCAACCCTTTTGAAAACTCAGATAGAGGAAAGGGGAAAGTGAAGCATAGAGAGAACGggggaaagaaagagaagaataTTAGTTGGGGAAGCAACTTTTGAAGGTATGCAAGAAAAGGAATACAAAGAGATGAGTGAGAAAAACCACTttttactctctctctctttgtcTTGCTTGGAATTTGACACAgtgacgtttttttttttttcttttttttggttttttggtAATTAAAGAGAGAGAAGGTGTGTTCTTACAGTTCCATTCAATCAATCAAAGAAACTGTTGTATTTTCTTAAAAATCTGGTGTATTCAGAGATTTGCTTAATTAATTTGGGTCAACTTTGTTGCTAATCCCAACAAACACAAAAACCCGGCTTACATTACATGTGATTTCTTAATTATTTGATTCTATTCCCtttgtatatatttaaataCGCAAAGGTTTATGctttataatctttttttttttctaatatttttagATGCGCAATGTACTGCACTTCCTACTAAATCAATTTTGGAATGATTACAGAATAACACCTATAGCAAACTGCTTGATTCAAAATAACATAGTTTACCATGCCTACGTTCATATTGGCCTCTATTATTGGGTCAAATACCAAAATTTACCCTTTCCTTTCTTTGGTTGAACCAATTAAAATGTTTAGCTAATACTTGTAATAATTTATACTTTAAATGGTTATAAGGGAATCAAATTAGAGTTATTTATCatcattttgttttaaaatgaCTAACAAATTTTGGATTACTTTTTGCACGAATACCCTTTTTTTCATCTTGTTACTTTTTTTCCACAAGgagtcctttttttttttaatatttcacgTTTGCCTTTACTTTTCAtcctctttcttcctctttcttttgcgattttcttttcatcatctttcttctcttcctttttttattttttttttcaaactgttatttgattgttcaaaattatgtattaaatataaaagataggtcgtttaaatttggctaccaaatctaaacaatcgtgtatgtacctaatagtcaaatctaaacaatcgtgtaccaaaaattttttaaaaaaatcgactaaatgatcatgtagtcaaatttaaacgatcgtgtataaaaaaatcttgaaaaaaaacgtttaaaccaaatctaaatgatattgtagtcaaatctaaacgatcgtataccaaaaaatcttgaaaaaaaatcgtttaaattttgtcactttgttatactttttaaaagatgcctaaaattattgcatatatatttcataaattttaaaataccaTAATTAAACTTGGATGGTCTATTAATTATAAAACGAATATATGGaactaaaatattattataaccataactaaaatatgtaacaaaaaatatttatgttaGTGGTATATATTAAAAGAAACATCCTGATTTGGTAATTGAGGCATTttcaaaaaatagcaaaataaactaaaatatttataaaatatagtaaaaatttagattctatcaatgacaGAAACCGATAAACTTCTATTACTGTCTATCAATGTTGATGAAGTATATTagtatctatcaatatgtattgttgatagaatttaatattttattatattttgtaaattgtttgttaaatttactatttttgataatttttcttagtaaaatatagcaaaacaaaatttaaatgatttcaaCTCATCTAAGTTAAGTTTATTCAAAATTTGAGATTGGTATGTTAGTTTTTAAATAGATCAACACTTATATGCTCCATGGTTTGATTCTAACTTCTTGTAAACACCCATTTAGCCATTCTTATGGTGCGACGTGGCAATTAGACTtttttatgtatttctttttacTCTGTTATTTTCACGACTTTTCTTTTACCATCTTCgtgataattattattataaacattattaatCAATGTCCATTAGTGTCAATATGTCATGTAACACTTCCTCTATGTCTTATCTACATTGTCATCTGTCTCGAAGATATTAACTCTTAGTCTCCGTGTCATTCACCTTATACTTGTCAAATTGTATATAAATATTATCAATAATAAGTGAGTATCGTAACACATACATAGTGGAAAGTTTTGgaaattttcttattttcatatttttcatatttttattttatttaaatatattatatattatttatgggtcttttcaaaaatataaaaaaccgacaaaatatttacattgtgtagaacaattctgaaaatgaaaaaagcttagacgtccaccgtgtaaaataccaaaaatgccctgtcaacaatacacgtaatatatttggtaactcgatttgatacacgatcgtttagatttggctatcccaaatctaaaccttttttttttcaaaatttcgtatacaatcgtttagatttggctacacgatcgtttaaatttgaggttccaaatctaaattttttttttcaaaatttggtataaacgattttttttctatatttttatacacgatcttttaattttggttactctaatttaaatgcctaaccaattttttcaagattctttatacaccatttgcgtaaaaaagaaaagaaatacgtttttttttcaatattctttatacagaatcttttagttttggttactctaatttaaatgtttaaccaattttttcaagatttttatataccatctgtttaaaaaagaaaagaaggtttaaaaaagaaaagaagaaagacaatacaatgcatgcagtgaatgaaaaaaaaaaagaaacaagaataaaaagaaatagatttagttacccaaatctaaaaaaaaagaaatatgaaagaaatcgcatgaaaaatacagagaaagaagacgataaaaaatcaCAGAGAGGAAAAAAggatggaagggcaaatctagaatatttcaaaaatgactaaatttatgggttttgttacacgagccgtaaatattttagtagtttgttatatttatgaaagtttccctattattattatttattttaatattatatttttttcaatatttgtgTTTCTATTGTGCctcatttttataaatatatattttcagcATGAGCTTTTTCATTGTTCCCACTAAAGGTAGATCCTAAATGTATATCAAGTTTTCTTTACTcgttataataaataaatattattttccatgtttagtatatataaaatttataatataattaaaacatTTTATAATAGTGTTGCCTTGATAAAATACTACAAAATTACAATTTCTAGTATTTTATATTAGTTGTAATAATTCTTTATCATGAATGTCTGATGCTGAAATACATCGAGATGCCATAAAAATATGATCATCAAAAAGTAATTATTTTCCTAAAGCTCGTTATCAATTAATGCTATGGAGGctctgttggaatttatgtcctaaaacttctACTTTGCTatttgatttaataaaatttattattgaatgttataattttaaaaccaataaattaaggttccgaggctattttactaagtttgtcaatacacttgaactttatgtagagacataaacatgtattaaattcgagttaatagccaaaatagtctatagtgtatgaataaggttgggcgccttattctggaaaaacactatggatgcggcccgctccgtagttagtacaaacgatgtaatcctaaatcgttcatgtagagacatgggagtgggggtgtcctatgtaaatggtttgcataagactggaatgacgaaatagtcacttttagtataacgtcgtaaactataaactgactattttatttataatgacctaggtaacttgattttaatcctgagctaactatgaacttctgttcattcagTAGTATCCacagatctacataggtgagtgCAATTAATCATCGTTGGCCAATAAGCCtaccatttcagggataagacctaGTGGATAGCTAGGAACATAAGGTGCAatacggaattcactcctacccacttctgggataatagataggttgttcctttaagaactgaatccaagtcttaaataaggggccccaccttctcattgacccgagaaggattcaagtttataggttggaccttaaaccaattgttcaataatgggttagtgggtcttaaggagcaagatgtactctcgggggtaaaacgatattttgacccaaccaaaattacgaacaacctgtgaaggatcaacttacccaGCATGGTTAtgtcaggtggacagaaatatatcttagtgagaggagtgcaacaatgagtctttagtggaatgactcattagttaatgAATTTTGATTaagtttggtctaaaagagtttagctagttaatctcgaatcgttggagcccatgatctataggtccattagattcccctactagctcatatagattcaactaagaataatatgttggaataactcgaattgttcgaattaggtaaagagagagaaaccgacaagtgtatatgatataagtcggtaaatataaaactttatgtttaaatatgatttaaataataaaaatatgaatatggattcatatttagaagcttggaaagttttgaaacggtcaaagttgtaaaagtcaacatgttgactttttactttgaaagacaaaactttgatcggattttatattcaaatatgatttgaattttagaaaaatgaatgcggattcatactcgggaggttggaattagtcaaTACGGATAAATTagcaaaaagtaaaaaagttgacttttgactaagaaaagtcaaagtttgactttgacttaattggtcaagtgaccaaattgtcctttgactaatatatttgTTACTAAATGTTAATGGAAAATGTGGCAGCTTGTAATGAACttataagccactaattccattaagggTTAATAGGTTAATTAGGTATTGAGatttcataaaagaaaattgcatgtattttgcatgtaattttctatataaacttccatttacaaaatgagaaaatgatgatgaaaaacctctaaacgatacaccttccTCCTTCCATCTCTTTAAGATATTCTTcataaaaacgagtcccacaactcgattCTTAGTcatgagattagtaggtcaacatagtggttgtcctttgctcgtgatcttcaggcagagaagaagttttggaacgaaaaagaagttttggaacgaaaaagttgagaactacaaaggtaagctcgtCGTTTACCTTCTATATTCTTCGTTTAAGTTTGTCGTTTAGTTAtaacatgttaatttctaaattgtttagatacATATAGAGTTAAGCATGATCCTAGTCTTCCGCTGCATGTTTCTCTGATGTTTTTTTCCATCAGGCTCCAAAATCTTAAATCAATATGTTAGAGAATAATTTTCTATGTCTTTTATATGCTTTTGCCGTAGTAATATCAAtagaaatattttgaaaaaccATTATCTAATGTCTTCTCATGGCTGAATGAAATAACATGTTATTGATTTAAAAATCATGAATATCAGTCGACTAAAGAACCAACATTTCCAGAAGTGAATgttgtaaattttaataatagtCCATGAAAAATCATGAATCTTAACCAACTAGAACAATCTCATTCCCTAAAATGAATATTATGAATTTGACAATTGTGATCGAGCTTATGATCGTagtaaagaaagaaataattattCGTGCACTACTATAGAAATTGGATTACTTAACGTTAATTTAGTGTCAAATAAACTTTTacttaacatttttaaaaacgACAAGTAATtgactgtcaagtatagtcagattacttgacactaaaaaaccgtcaagtatatgtttacttgacactgtattaacgtcaagtaatccatcGCACTTGATGCTTTTTATGTGTCAACTAAGGTCGTATATTTGACGCCAtttacgtgtcaagtaaacATATACTTGACGATTTTTATACGTCAATTAAGatcgtatacttgacactatttacacattaagtaaaattgtatagtcgacactaaaaaaccatcaagtaaAATAGTATATCTGattcaagtaagatagtatacttgatATGTATTTAACGTcatgtatattttttattaatatattaaatatacaaatttttcattttctgttTCCTGCATTAGGTACATTcatttcaataaaacatatccatcaacaaaataaactttcCAACCAGTAGTTACATaacaaaaaaatgacaaataatttattataataagtaaaccaacaataatttcattcttcttaACAATGTAAAAAATTACACAATTCCAATTCAAATGTCGTCAACTAAAATTTTCTATCTGTGGCCTAATctaaaatcaacaataataataactatcttatataacaaaaaacgtgtgttgtataccaaaactaaagtctATTATCTTACATCTATTGCCTCATGTATATAAGCATAATGACTACGAACAAAACACTTACACAAAAAAGGTTATGGACATTCTCATATGTTAGCCATTTACAAAATCAAGAAGATCAAATTTAGATTTATCTATCATATCTACCAAGCTAAAAATTCAACCAACTCCATTCGTACTTTATCGAATTCAAGTTGTAAGTATGAGTTTcttgtatcaatctataaaacataaaaagtccagtagacactttgttaaaaataaaaattagtcatattatactatttataacgttacaatgtaaatagtttaaaaacataccgCATTAGTAATAATGCTAGTGTCTTTACGATTTCGCATATGTATCTCATGACATGATATCCACATTCAACAATACCTACTTGTAAAAGACACTATaacacaaaatcaaataacaatgcatattagattatgtgcttaatgaaattataaataatttttatttaccTTTACCGTTttccaaaattttgtttttttttgtctttttcaaattcttctgaAATTGGAAAATTATCAAGGCCCTACATTTTCCTAAGTATAGTATAAATCAAAATGAACTAATTTCTTTAGCggttaaaaataagaaatataaaCATAGTTAGCTTACATATTCGTTACATATTTGATATCATCTTGGGAGCTTGTTCTTAACGAGTCAAGATGGTACACCACATCATCATATGGGATTAATGACTATTAATGACCAATGATCactaaatgaaatatatatgcaAGTAATTAGTATTTTGGTACTAATACAAGTTTgaattgataaaaattatactTATCCAAGATTATAAGGAGCAACAACCAATTGATCTTGTTTGAAAGTCATTAATCTACTACAAAGGTTTCGAGCTCAATTTCTAGTACTATGGCCAACTAAAATAAGAGATGGATCTACAAAAACGTACTTTGAAAccttcactacaagaaatcggaaaagacgtcgggaataagaggttctcccgatgcataaagtaagacgtcgaGAGAAAAAACTATTCTcgacgcataaagtaagacgtcgaGAATAAGAGGGTTTCCCGACGCACAATTCATGTGTCGGACACAAGACGTCGGGAAATAAGgtgtattcccgacgccgtaagtagtGCATCGGGAAAAGCCTCACGTGGAAAATAAGGGTATTCCcaaggcctaggttttcccgacgtcgtaagtgtgcgtcgggaaaggaaagtagtacgtcgggaaaggcataggttttcccgacgccgtaagtaATGCGTTAGGAAAACCTTTCCTGACGCCGTAAGTAGTGCGTCGGAAAAGgtctaggttttcccgacgtcgtatgtagtgcgtcgggaaatcccttGATTATTTATTTCGTTTCTGTTTTACACAAAACTGAAAACGAAAGAGAAAGGGTttggagaagagagaaacattCGTCGCTGTCCGTAGCTCGCCGCCGTCCGTTCCATCGTCGTTGCCGTCCGTCGTCGTTGCCGCAACTTCAGCTCCGTCCGTAGCTCGCTGCCAACCTTCTCTTTGCTGTCTTTCAAGttcttctctctccattctcactttttcaggatcccgtttgtcacctgtagctaagtcagtcaatgactttcaaaacaaacatatcttaaatgaatattttttttattgaaacaactttcattgaatgaatatgtgtgcgtctgtgcatcatagggttggcctaacattggacaaacaagaaaaatctcaagtttaaTGAACCTTTTCAAGTGCCTTTTCTCGAGCTTTCAGTATAGTGTCGGCATAACGGTTCCTTAACAAAGCTGCACAGTAAAGCCTGTCGGGGGAGGCTTTCCTGACGCAGTACATGGCGTCAGGAAAGAAGTAGACGAGGATTTTCCGACGTCGTGGATTGGGTCGAGAAAGATGacgtcgggagaggctttcccgacgcgtGACCAACACAGCGTCAGAAAAGCCTATCCCGACTCACTTCCCCCGACGTTTGTCCCGATGTCGAGGACTGCGTCAGAAgtcctttcccgacgtatttTCACTTCCTCCGACgtttttcggcgtcgggaaaatctcgatttcttgtagtacTTCTTTAAATCAATAATGAGTGAATATAAGTACCTACAATAACTTAATTGCACACATCAACTTATCACTAAGCAACATGCAATAACACCAACTTCATCACAAGAATTATATGT is drawn from Cucumis melo cultivar AY chromosome 11, USDA_Cmelo_AY_1.0, whole genome shotgun sequence and contains these coding sequences:
- the LOC103490546 gene encoding serine/threonine-protein kinase BSK1 isoform X1 produces the protein MGCCESTFLTETHPEKLQSQQPAPPYVAVEPPPPLPPAVGPEPTQLGEMVSTFSEFSFSDLKAATDNFNSNFIVSESGEKAPNIVYKGRLHNRKWIAVKKFTKVAWPDAKQFVEEASGVGKLRHPRFANLIGYCCDGDERLLVAEYMPNDTLAKHLFHWENQTIEWAMRLRVAYYIAEALEYCTTKGRALYHDLNAYRVLFDEGGDPRLSCFGLMKNSRDGKSYSTNLAYTPPEYLKNGRVTPESVIYSFGTVLLDLLSGKHIPPSHRVQALDLIRGKNIILLMDSHLEGKFSTEDATVVVNLASQCLQYEPRDRPNTEELVSTLAPLQTKVDVPSYVMLGMKKQEDAPAAPVAPVAPAAPVAPQRPLSSMGEACSRMDLTAIHQILVMTHYRDDEGTNELSFQEWTQQMRDMLEARKRGDFAFRDKNFKAAIDCYSQFIDVGTMVSPTVFARRSLCHLLCDQPDAALRDAMQAQCVHPDWPTAFYMQSVALAKLDMQKDAIDMLNEAAALEEKRQRGGR
- the LOC103490546 gene encoding serine/threonine-protein kinase BSK1 isoform X2, with protein sequence MGCCESTFLTETHPEKLQSQQPAPPYVAVEPPPPLPPAVGPEPTQLGEMVSTFSEFSFSDLKAATDNFNSNFIVSESGEKAPNIVYKGRLHNRKWIAVKKFTKVAWPDAKQFVEEASGVGKLRHPRFANLIGYCCDGDERLLVAEYMPNDTLAKHLFHWENQTIEWAMRLRVAYYIAEALEYCTTKGRALYHDLNAYRVLFDEGGDPRLSCFGLMKNSRDGKSYSTNLAYTPPEYLKNGRVTPESVIYSFGTVLLDLLSGKHIPPSHALDLIRGKNIILLMDSHLEGKFSTEDATVVVNLASQCLQYEPRDRPNTEELVSTLAPLQTKVDVPSYVMLGMKKQEDAPAAPVAPVAPAAPVAPQRPLSSMGEACSRMDLTAIHQILVMTHYRDDEGTNELSFQEWTQQMRDMLEARKRGDFAFRDKNFKAAIDCYSQFIDVGTMVSPTVFARRSLCHLLCDQPDAALRDAMQAQCVHPDWPTAFYMQSVALAKLDMQKDAIDMLNEAAALEEKRQRGGR